One window of Gemmatimonadaceae bacterium genomic DNA carries:
- the serA gene encoding phosphoglycerate dehydrogenase: MSFKVLVTDEIDAEGVALLAAEPSLVVDEVPTLPVDELLARIPNYDAIVGRSATRISTELLRSAKKLKVVGRAGVGVDNVDLDTATELGVAVINAPAGNTIAVAELFFGVVLGMLRHLPKADSSMRSGRWDRSQLLGSEMNCRTLGIVGLGRIGGEVAKRAAAFGMDVIAFDPYIPESRFQSLRVKRAESLDQLLDDADIVTVHTPLTDETKGMIGKRELARLSQRAIVVNMARGGIVDEEALVAALTNGLLAGAALDAFQKEPLSDNDALRRIPNLFLTPHIGASTAEAQKNVAVDVCIAVRDALLSGELSRSINVAAINGGEWKTIQPAILLTQRAASVGQAILSSQGTKALQRVDVRCGSAFTGASTALLSAAAMGVLGAVIERERLNLINARSLAAARGIDLSIVETTNLDNPHALEVRLSGGMQEIAVVGVAPANSAPRLTRIGAFHVDIQPRGTLLILTNNDVPGVIGRVGTLLGEAGVNIAEYHQARLAQGGQALAAVSVDGHIGDPVRQSLLALPDVMSAAIVSFDNG, from the coding sequence GTGTCATTCAAAGTTCTTGTCACCGATGAAATAGACGCCGAGGGCGTTGCACTGCTCGCCGCCGAACCCTCGCTGGTCGTCGACGAAGTGCCCACTCTCCCGGTCGATGAACTGCTGGCGAGGATCCCCAACTACGACGCGATCGTCGGTCGCAGCGCGACGCGCATATCCACCGAGCTGCTCCGCAGCGCAAAGAAGCTCAAGGTCGTCGGTCGCGCAGGAGTGGGCGTCGACAACGTCGATCTCGATACCGCAACCGAGCTGGGCGTAGCCGTGATCAATGCACCGGCCGGGAACACTATTGCCGTCGCCGAGCTGTTCTTTGGAGTCGTATTGGGGATGTTGAGGCATCTGCCCAAGGCAGATTCGTCGATGCGCTCGGGCAGGTGGGATCGGTCGCAGCTCCTGGGTTCCGAGATGAATTGCCGGACGCTGGGCATCGTCGGCTTGGGTCGAATTGGCGGAGAAGTGGCAAAACGAGCGGCCGCATTCGGTATGGATGTCATTGCTTTCGATCCCTATATCCCCGAATCGCGGTTTCAGTCGCTTCGCGTCAAGCGCGCCGAGTCCCTCGACCAACTGCTCGACGATGCGGATATCGTGACAGTTCATACTCCGCTCACCGACGAGACAAAGGGAATGATCGGAAAGCGTGAGCTGGCAAGACTTTCACAGCGCGCGATTGTGGTGAACATGGCTCGCGGCGGAATCGTCGACGAGGAGGCGCTGGTCGCTGCTCTCACGAACGGGTTACTGGCGGGCGCGGCGCTGGACGCATTCCAGAAGGAGCCGCTATCCGACAACGATGCCCTCCGCCGGATCCCCAACCTTTTCCTCACCCCGCACATCGGAGCGTCGACCGCAGAAGCGCAGAAAAACGTAGCGGTCGATGTCTGCATCGCAGTGCGGGATGCATTGCTGAGCGGAGAGCTTTCACGATCGATCAACGTCGCAGCGATTAATGGCGGAGAATGGAAAACGATCCAGCCTGCGATTCTGCTCACGCAACGCGCAGCATCAGTGGGGCAGGCCATCCTCTCGAGCCAGGGGACGAAAGCGCTGCAGCGGGTCGATGTCCGATGTGGGTCTGCATTCACCGGAGCCTCTACCGCCCTTCTCTCCGCGGCGGCAATGGGAGTACTTGGCGCAGTTATCGAACGCGAGCGGCTCAACCTCATCAATGCCCGATCGCTCGCGGCGGCGCGCGGAATCGACCTGTCGATCGTCGAGACGACGAATCTCGATAATCCTCACGCACTCGAAGTGCGCCTCAGCGGCGGCATGCAGGAGATAGCGGTAGTCGGTGTTGCGCCGGCCAACAGCGCTCCCCGGCTCACGCGAATCGGAGCATTCCATGTCGATATCCAGCCCCGCGGAACGCTTCTCATCCTCACCAATAACGACGTTCCCGGCGTAATCGGCCGCGTCGGCACCCTGCTCGGCGAAGCGGGAGTCAACATCGCCGAGTATCATCAGGCACGGCTTGCTCAAGGGGGGCAGGCGCTGGCAGCGGTGTCTGTCGACGGACATATCGGAGATCCCGTCAGGCAATCGCTGCTCGCACTCCCCGACGTTATGTCCGCCGCCATCGTAAGCTTCGACAACGGGTGA
- a CDS encoding ArsC/Spx/MgsR family protein has protein sequence MEVQIFGIRKSADTRKARRFFAERRIKTHFVDLNEKAASLGELRRFAQKFGVGALIDSNSAAYQDSGLRHARMSDETWLDKLVAQPALLKVPLVRNGNQLTIGYDETAWKAWTVK, from the coding sequence ATGGAAGTACAGATCTTCGGCATCCGCAAAAGCGCGGATACCCGGAAAGCGCGTCGCTTTTTCGCTGAGCGACGCATCAAAACCCATTTCGTCGACCTGAATGAAAAAGCAGCATCTCTGGGCGAGCTCCGCCGCTTCGCCCAGAAGTTCGGCGTCGGCGCACTAATCGATTCCAACTCGGCGGCATATCAGGATTCGGGCCTCAGGCATGCGCGGATGTCGGACGAGACCTGGCTCGACAAACTCGTTGCCCAGCCGGCACTGCTCAAGGTCCCACTGGTAAGAAATGGCAACCAGCTCACAATAGGTTATGACGAAACCGCCTGGAAAGCGTGGACGGTAAAATAG